From a single Pseudorasbora parva isolate DD20220531a chromosome 15, ASM2467924v1, whole genome shotgun sequence genomic region:
- the LOC137041200 gene encoding alpha-1-antitrypsin homolog, giving the protein MWGKMYSCAIAALLVATAWAAPHEGHDHGGHTADHHHHLHHGKDEPHPSHEEGTDACHLLSPHNADFAFSLYKKLAFHADAQGKNIFFSPVGISMALSMLALGAKGSTHSQIYSSLGYSGLQPEQVNEGYEHLIHMLGHSQEAMQLEAGAGVAIREGFKVVDKFLKDSQHYYSGEAFSVDFSKPEIAADEINKFIAKKTHDKITGMVKDLDESTVMMLINYMYFRGKWDKPFDATQTHKADFQVDKDTTVKVDMMKRTGRYDIYQDPVNQTTIMMVPYKGNTSMMIILPDDGKMKEVEEYICRHHIKIWHEKLFRSSVDLFMPKFSISAKFKMDSVLQDMGITDAFSQAADFSGITEEVKVKVSQVVHQAVLSVDEKGTEAAAATTIEIMPMSLPDSVILNRPFLVLIVEDSTKSILFMGKITNPTL; this is encoded by the exons ATGTGGGGAAAGATGTATAGCTGTGCGATTGCTGCCCTGCTGGTAGCAACGGCCTGGGCCGCACCCCATGAAGGTCACGACCACGGTGGTCACACAGCCGACCACCACCACCATCTCCACCATGGGAAGGATGAGCCCCATCCCAGCCACGAGGAGGGCACCGATGCCTGTCACCTGCTTTCTCCACACAACGCTGACTTCGCCTTCTCTCTCTACAAGAAACTTGCGTTCCATGCTGATGCCCAGGGCAAGAACATTTTCTTCTCCCCGGTCGGGATCTCAATGGCTTTGAGCATGCTGGCTCTAGGTGCCAAGGGCAGCACTCATTCACAGATATACAGCAGTTTGGGTTACAGTGGGTTGCAGCCTGAGCAGGTCAATGAGGGTTATGAACACTTGATCCACATGCTGGGACACAGCCAGGAAGCCATGCAGCTGGAAGCAGGAGCTGGTGTGGCCATCAGAGAAGGTTTCAAAGTAGTGGACAAGTTCCTGAAGGATTCTCAGCACTACTACAGTGGCGAAGCCTTCAGCGTTGACTTCTCTAAGCCTGAAATTGCTGCAGATGAGATTAACAAGTTCATCGCCAAGAAAACCCATGACAAGATAACCGGCATGGTGAAGGACCTGGACGAAAGTACAGTGATGATGCTGATTAACTATATGTACTTCAGAG GGAAGTGGGACAAGCCATTTGAtgcaacacagacacacaaagcTGACTTCCAAGTGGACAAGGACACCACCGTGAAAGTTGACATGATGAAAAGAACTGGCCGCTATGACATCTATCAAGACCCTGTCAACCAAACCACGATCATGATGGTGCCCTACAAAGGCAATACTTCCATGATGATCATTCTTCCCGATGATGGGAAGATGAAGGAGGTTGAAGAATACATCTGCAGACACCATATTAAGATCTGGCACGAGAAACTCTTCAGAAG TTCTGTGGACCTGTTTATGCCCAAGTTCTCCATCTctgcaaaattcaaaatggacagcGTTCTGCAGGATATGGGAATAACCGATGCATTTAGTCAGGCAGCAGATTTCTCCGGGATCACAGAAGAGGTCAAAGTAAAAGTGTCACAG GTTGTCCATCAAGCAGTCCTCAGCGTGGACGAGAAGGGCACAGAGGCAGCAGCTGCAACCACAATAGAAATAATGCCCATGTCCCTGCCAGACAGTGTGATCCTCAACCGACCTTTCTTGGTACTGATTGTAGAGGACAGCACCAAGAGCATCCTCTTCATGGGCAAGATTACCAATCCTACTCTTTGA